A stretch of the Arachis stenosperma cultivar V10309 chromosome 6, arast.V10309.gnm1.PFL2, whole genome shotgun sequence genome encodes the following:
- the LOC130933347 gene encoding calcium-transporting ATPase 4, plasma membrane-type-like, translating into MDSLLSMKDFELEPKNPSPEALRRWRSAVSLVKNRRRRFRMVADLDKRDQAQQIKHGIKEKIRIALYVQKAALQFIDAGSRVEYKLPEEARQAGFGIHPDEIAAIVRGHDFKNLMNIGGVEAITRKLAVSVDEGISEESIDPRQKVYGVNRYTEKPSRSFLMFVWDALQDLTLIILIICAVVSIGVGIATEGFPKGTYDGVGIILSIFLVVIVTAVSDYQQSLQFRDLDKEKKKIFVHVTRGGKRQKISIYDIVVGDIVHLSTGDQVPADGLYISGYFLLIDESSLSGESEPVNVNEEKPFLLSGTKVQDGQGKMLVTTVGMKTEWGKLMETLNEGGEDETPLQVKLNGVATIIGKIGLSFACLTFVVLTIRFLAEKAINGDISSWSSNDALKLLDFFAIAVTIIVVAVPEGLPLAVTLSLAFAMKKLMNDKALVRHLSACETMGSSSCICTDKTGTLTTNHMVVNKIWICEKATHIKGKESADELKTTIPEGVQSILSQAICQNTSAEVVKDKDGNNTILGTPTESALMEFGLLLGADFDEQRRVYKILKIEPFNSVRKKMSVLVALPDGGVRAFCKGASEIILKMCNKIIDHNGEVVDLPEDQADNVTAVINGFASEALRTLCLAVKDINETEGDINIPDSGYTLIAIVGIKDPVRPGVREAVQTCLAAGVTVRMVTGDNIHTARAIAQECGILTEGGVAIEGQEFRNLSPEQMKDIIPRIQVMARSLPLDKHKLVTNLRSMFGEVVAVTGDGTNDAPALHESDIGLAMGIAGTEVAKENADVIIMDDNFTTIVNVAKWGRAVYINIQKFVQFQLTVNIVALVINFVSACITGSAPLTAVQLLWVNLIMDTLGALALATEPPNEGLMKRPPVTRGASFITKTMWRNIIGQSIYQLIVLGILTFDGLKLLNISGPDATKVLNTLIFNSFVFCQVFNEINSRDMEKINVFRGMFRSWIFLGIIFATAVFQVIIVEFLGTFASTVPLNWQMWLLSIAIGVVSMPLAAIIKCIPIERASAIKHHHDGYEALPSGPELA; encoded by the exons GAAAAAATTCGGATTGCTCTCTATGTTCAAAAGGCAGCATTGCAATTCATTGATG CGGGTAGTCGAGTTGAATATAAGCTACCAGAAGAGGCAAGACAAGCTGGTTTTGGCATTCATCCCGATGAAATCGCAGCCATTGTTCGTGgacatgattttaagaacttgatgaatattGGCGGAGTTGAAGCTATTACAAGGAAACTTGCAGTCTCAGTGGATGAAGGTATCAGTGAAGAGAGTATAGATCCCAGACAAAAGGTTTATGGAGTCAACCGTTATACAGAGAAACCTTCTAGAAGCTTCCTGATGTTTGTGTGGGATGCACTGCAGGACTTAACTCTAATCATTCTTATAATTTGTGCTGTAGTTTCTATTGGTGTAGGGATCGCTACTGAAGGGTTTCCAAAAGGAACATATGATGGTGTAGGAATCATACTTAGTATTTTTTTGGTTGTCATTGTTACTGCTGTCAGTGACTACCAGCAATCCCTACAGTTCAGAGATTTAGacaaagagaagaagaagatctTTGTTCATGTCACCAGGGGTGGAAAAAGGCAGAAGATCTCAATATATGATATAGTAGTTGGTGATATTGTTCATTTGTCGACCGGAGATCAAGTTCCAGCTGATGGGCTGTATATATCAGGATACTTTTTACTTATAGATGAATCGAGTTTGTCAGGTGAGAGTGAACCTGTAAATGTGAATGAAGAAAAGCCTTTTCTTCTCTCAGGAACCAAAGTGCAGGATGGTCAGGGGAAGATGTTAGTTACAACAGTTGGTATGAAGACTGAATGGGGAAAATTGATGGAAACTCTAAATGAGGGTGGAGAGGATGAGACACCATTGCAGGTGAAATTGAATGGAGTTGCTACAATTATTGGTAAAATTGGTTTATCTTTTGCTTGCTTGACATTCGTGGTGTTGACAATCAGATTTCTTGCTGAGAAAGCAATTAATGGTGACATATCAAGTTGGTCTTCAAATGATGCATTGAAGCTACTGGACTTCTTTGCTATTGCTGTAACCATAATAGTGGTTGCGGTTCCTGAAGGATTACCATTGGCTGTGACACTCAGTCTTGCTTTCGCTatgaaaaaattaatgaatGACAAGGCACTTGTGAGACACCTTTCTGCCTGTGAGACTATGGGTTCAAGTAGTTGCATTTGCACAGATAAGACAGGGACATTAACCACTAACCATATGGTAGTCAATAAAATATGGATATGCGAAAAAGCGACGCATATAAAAGGTAAAGAGAGTGCAGATGAACTGAAAACAACTATACCTGAGGGAGTACAAAGCATCCTTTCTCAGGCTATATGTCAAAATACATCTGCTGAAGTAGTTAAGGATAAAGATGGAAATAACACAATATTGGGAACTCCAACAGAATCGGCATTGATGGAATTTGGCTTGCTTTTAGGTGCTGATTTTGATGAACAGCGTAGAGTGTATAAGATACTCAAGATTGAGCCTTTCAATTCAGTGAGGAAGAAGATGTCTGTGCTTGTGGCTCTTCCGGATGGAGGAGTCAGAGCTTTCTGCAAGGGTGCATCAgagataatattaaaaatgtgCAACAAAATCATTGACCACAATGGAGAAGTTGTTGACCTTCCTGAAGACCAAGCAGATAATGTAACTGCTGTTATAAATGGCTTTGCCTCTGAAGCTTTGAGAACTCTTTGTTTGGCTGTCAAAGATATAAATGAAACCGAAGGGGATATCAATATCCCTGACAGTGGCTATACTCTGATAGCCATAGTAGGAATCAAGGATCCTGTACGCCCTGGGGTAAGGGAAGCAGTTCAAACTTGTTTAGCCGCCGGAGTAACTGTCCGGATGGTCACTGGTGATAACATTCACACGGCCAGAGCTATAGCTCAAGAATGTGGTATACTTACTGAGGGTGGTGTAGCAATTGAAGGACAAGAATTTCGTAACTTGTCTCCAGAGCAAATGAAGGATATTATACCAAGAATTCAG GTGATGGCACGATCCTTACCACTTGACAAGCATAAGTTAGTAACCAATTTGAGGAGCATGTTTGGTGAGGTTGTTGCTGTTACCGGCGATGGAACCAACGATGCTCCAGCATTGCATGAATCAGACATTGGACTTGCCATGGGCATAGCTGGAACAGAG GTTGCAAAAGAAAATGCTGATGTGATTATAATGGATGACAATTTCACCACCATTGTCAATGTTGCCAAATGGGGAAGAGCAGTGTACATAAACATTCAAAAATTTGTGCAGTTCCAGTTAACGGTTAACATTGTTGCTCTGGTTATCAACTTTGTTTCAGCATGCATCACAG GATCTGCACCACTCACAGCTGTGCAGTTGCTTTGGGTTAACTTGATTATGGACACATTGGGTGCATTAGCCCTTGCTACTGAACCTCCTAATGAAGGACTTATGAAAAGGCCCCCAGTTACAAGGGGAGCAAGCTTTATAACCAAAACCATGTGGAGGAATATCATTGGTCAAAGTATATATCAGTTAATTGTCCTTGGAATTCTAACCTTTGATGGGCTGAAGCTACTCAATATTAGTGGTCCAGATGCAACTAAAGTGCTCAACACCTTGATATTCAACTCCTTTGTATTTTGCCAG GTGTTCAATGAGATAAACAGCAGAGACATGGAAAAGATAAATGTATTCAGAGGCATGTTTCGGAGCTGGATATTCTTGGGGATAATTTTCGCGACGGCGGTGTTTCAAGTGATAATAGTTGAGTTCTTGGGAACTTTTGCCAGCACTGTCCCTCTAAACTGGCAAATGTGGTTACTCAGTATTGCAATTGGTGTAGTTAGCATGCCGCTTGCTGCTATAATCAAGTGCATTCCAATTGAAAGAGCTTCTGCAATTAAGCATCACCATGATGGATATGAGGCACTGCCTTCTGGTCCTGAACTAGCTTAA